A genomic region of Rhodococcus pyridinivorans contains the following coding sequences:
- a CDS encoding bifunctional proline dehydrogenase/L-glutamate gamma-semialdehyde dehydrogenase, with translation MRIVEDAVALARRWVEESSKVAPDRAARHLADVLKDPHGLEFTVRFVDEVIRPEDPATAAHALAELSRNIPDFLPVHLRAAVRAGGAIGPRFPHLVVPAARRALRTMVGHLVVDTDDAALGRAIARLQRPGIRLNLNLLGEAVLGEAEARRRFEGTHALLARDDVDYVSLKVSAAVAPHSPWAFDETVADIVERLTPLYRLAATSPTPKFVNLDMEEYHDLDVTVAAFTTLLDRPEFLHLEAGIVLQAYLPDALTAMIELQRWAAARRAGGGAAIKIRVVKGANLPMERVDASLHGWPLATWSTKQETDTNYKRLLHYAFTPERIENVRIGVAGHNLFDIAYAWELAGRRQVRNGIDFEMLLGMAQSQAEVIRRHVGSLLLYTPVVRPDEFDVAISYLVRRLDEGSGQENFMSAVFDLADDPALFGREEQRFRASVAALDDSVPSPNRTQNRQGPPTPAPPVFTNTPDTDPSLPQNREWGRRILERVPSSKLGIDTVRAHTLSSEDDLERVLVDANAAGRVWGARSGAERARILEQVADVLEARRADLLEVMAAEGGKTLDQSDPEVSEAIDFARYYAERARALDEIDGARFVPSTLTVVTPPWNFPVAIPAGSTLGALASGSAVVLKPATLTARCGSVLAEAMWDAGVPRDVLHLVHADERSLGTKLVSAPRVDRVVLTGAYETAELFRSLRPGMRLLAETSGKNAIVVTPSADPDLAVRDIAQSAFGHAGQKCSASSLVILVGSVATSRRFRDQLVDAVRSLPVGPAHDPRTRMGPLIEPAQGKLLTALTELDDGESWLVEPRRLDEEGRLWTPGVRTGVRRGSRTHLVEFFGPVLGAMTAADLDEAIAIQNEVDYGLTAGLHSLDSDEIARWLDRVQAGNVYVNRGITGAIVRRQPFGGWKKSSVGAGFKAGGPNYLFGFGSWEPCAWDEDTLRRAFEDDERAWTSEFAVAQDITGLSAERNLFRYRPVRTHVRLGEAGRPDELVRVLGAAARAGAPVEISSAFAVDLVRCSNTARFGGRVRVESDVEWEERIVDTTPARVRLIGAAPPAEWNTRCDIAVFDHPVTGSGRIEMLPFLAEQSVTITAHRFGTPHRLTDEII, from the coding sequence GTGCGGATCGTCGAGGATGCTGTCGCCCTGGCCCGCCGGTGGGTGGAGGAATCGTCGAAGGTCGCACCCGACCGTGCGGCCCGCCACCTCGCCGACGTTCTGAAGGATCCCCACGGACTCGAGTTCACCGTGCGCTTCGTCGACGAGGTCATCCGCCCCGAGGATCCGGCGACCGCAGCGCATGCCCTTGCCGAATTGTCGCGGAACATACCGGATTTCCTTCCCGTCCACCTCCGCGCGGCCGTGCGGGCGGGCGGCGCGATCGGTCCCCGCTTCCCGCACCTCGTCGTCCCCGCCGCGCGTCGCGCGCTCCGGACGATGGTCGGGCACCTCGTCGTCGACACCGACGATGCCGCGCTGGGCCGGGCCATCGCACGACTGCAACGCCCCGGCATCCGGCTCAACCTCAACCTGCTGGGCGAAGCCGTCCTCGGCGAGGCCGAGGCGCGTCGCCGTTTCGAGGGCACCCATGCGTTGCTGGCACGTGACGACGTCGACTACGTCTCGCTCAAGGTCTCGGCGGCCGTCGCGCCGCACTCGCCATGGGCGTTCGACGAGACCGTCGCGGACATCGTCGAGCGGCTCACCCCGCTGTACCGTCTCGCCGCGACCTCGCCGACGCCGAAGTTCGTCAATCTCGACATGGAGGAGTACCACGACCTGGACGTGACGGTCGCGGCGTTCACGACGCTGCTCGACCGTCCCGAGTTCCTCCATCTCGAGGCCGGAATCGTGCTGCAGGCGTATCTGCCCGACGCCCTGACCGCCATGATAGAACTGCAGCGGTGGGCGGCGGCGCGACGCGCAGGCGGCGGCGCCGCGATCAAGATCCGGGTGGTCAAGGGCGCCAACCTGCCGATGGAACGGGTCGACGCGTCGCTGCACGGATGGCCGCTCGCGACGTGGAGCACCAAGCAGGAGACCGATACGAACTACAAGCGGCTGCTGCACTACGCGTTCACGCCCGAGCGGATCGAGAACGTGCGGATCGGGGTGGCCGGGCACAATCTCTTCGACATCGCCTACGCGTGGGAGCTCGCCGGTCGCCGGCAGGTGCGCAACGGGATCGACTTCGAGATGCTCCTCGGCATGGCGCAGAGCCAGGCCGAGGTGATCCGTCGACACGTCGGCAGCCTGTTGCTCTACACACCCGTCGTCCGCCCCGACGAGTTCGACGTCGCGATCTCGTATCTGGTGCGTCGGCTCGACGAGGGTTCGGGGCAGGAGAATTTCATGTCGGCGGTGTTCGATCTGGCCGACGATCCCGCCCTGTTCGGACGCGAGGAGCAGCGGTTCCGTGCGTCGGTGGCGGCGCTCGACGACAGCGTCCCCTCCCCCAACCGCACGCAGAACCGGCAGGGTCCTCCCACCCCTGCGCCGCCGGTGTTCACGAACACACCGGACACCGATCCGTCCCTGCCGCAGAACCGGGAGTGGGGGCGCCGCATCCTCGAGCGGGTGCCGTCGTCGAAACTCGGTATCGACACCGTGCGCGCCCACACCCTCTCCTCCGAGGACGACCTCGAGCGCGTGCTGGTCGACGCGAACGCGGCCGGTCGTGTCTGGGGTGCCCGCAGCGGTGCCGAACGCGCACGGATCCTCGAACAGGTGGCCGATGTGCTCGAGGCGCGGCGCGCCGATCTGCTCGAGGTGATGGCGGCCGAGGGCGGTAAGACGCTCGACCAGTCCGATCCGGAGGTCTCGGAAGCGATCGACTTCGCGCGGTACTACGCCGAGCGGGCCCGCGCGCTCGACGAGATCGACGGTGCGCGGTTCGTGCCGTCGACCCTCACCGTCGTGACGCCGCCGTGGAACTTCCCGGTCGCGATCCCGGCGGGGTCGACGCTCGGGGCGTTGGCGTCCGGTTCGGCGGTGGTCCTCAAGCCCGCGACGCTCACGGCTCGGTGCGGGTCGGTGCTCGCCGAGGCGATGTGGGATGCCGGCGTGCCCCGCGACGTCCTGCACCTCGTCCACGCCGACGAACGGTCGCTGGGCACGAAGCTCGTCTCCGCCCCGCGCGTCGACCGGGTGGTGCTCACCGGTGCCTACGAGACCGCCGAACTCTTCCGTTCGCTGCGTCCGGGGATGCGACTGCTCGCCGAGACGAGCGGCAAGAACGCGATCGTCGTGACGCCGAGCGCCGATCCGGATCTGGCGGTGCGCGACATCGCGCAGTCGGCGTTCGGGCATGCCGGGCAGAAGTGCTCGGCGTCGTCGCTCGTGATCCTCGTCGGCTCCGTGGCGACCTCCCGCCGGTTCCGCGACCAGCTCGTCGACGCGGTGCGGTCACTGCCGGTCGGGCCTGCGCACGATCCGCGAACACGCATGGGGCCGTTGATCGAACCGGCGCAGGGCAAACTGCTCACCGCGCTCACCGAACTCGACGACGGCGAGTCGTGGCTCGTCGAACCGCGCCGGCTCGACGAGGAGGGCCGGCTGTGGACGCCCGGTGTGCGCACCGGGGTGCGACGCGGGTCGCGCACGCATCTCGTCGAGTTCTTCGGTCCGGTGCTGGGGGCGATGACCGCGGCCGATCTGGACGAGGCGATCGCGATCCAGAACGAGGTGGACTACGGGCTCACGGCGGGTCTGCACTCGCTGGATTCGGACGAGATCGCCCGCTGGCTCGATCGGGTGCAGGCCGGGAATGTGTACGTCAATCGCGGTATCACCGGTGCCATCGTGCGACGGCAACCCTTCGGGGGTTGGAAGAAGTCGTCGGTGGGAGCAGGCTTCAAGGCGGGCGGGCCGAACTATCTCTTCGGCTTCGGTTCCTGGGAACCGTGCGCCTGGGACGAGGACACGCTGCGCCGGGCGTTCGAGGACGACGAGCGAGCATGGACGTCGGAATTCGCTGTGGCACAAGATATCACGGGACTCTCGGCAGAGCGGAACCTGTTCCGGTACCGGCCCGTTCGCACACACGTACGCCTCGGTGAGGCCGGGCGGCCCGACGAACTCGTGCGCGTGCTCGGTGCCGCGGCCCGGGCGGGCGCGCCGGTGGAAATCTCTTCGGCTTTCGCCGTCGATCTCGTAAGATGCTCGAATACAGCACGTTTCGGCGGTCGCGTGCGCGTGGAGAGTGATGTGGAATGGGAGGAACGGATCGTCGACACGACCCCGGCTCGTGTCCGCCTGATCGGCGCAGCGCCGCCCGCCGAATGGAACACCCGATGCGACATCGCGGTGTTCGACCATCCGGTGACCGGATCCGGACGAATCGAAATGCTGC
- a CDS encoding DUF1206 domain-containing protein — protein sequence MAQNGVFEKFARAGYVGSGIVHLLIGYLAIRVAFGRGEQEASQSGAMAELGEQPGGKIALWIAVVVFVMMGLWRFAEATFGKASEPEQPDADMKDKAFDRFKAACVGVVYLAFAYTAFGFARGSGKSSGEQNAGLTAKLLQSGAGKFVLVVAGLVILGVGAYHVYKGASKNFVDDLKSHPSTFVKRLGLVGYVAKGLALGLVGVLVIVAVFQADPQKAAGLDGALKTLGSQPFGTVLLVLMGLGIAVYGLYSFVMARDAKM from the coding sequence ATGGCGCAGAACGGTGTATTCGAGAAGTTCGCACGTGCCGGCTACGTCGGCAGTGGCATCGTGCACCTGCTCATCGGCTACCTCGCGATCAGGGTCGCGTTCGGTCGCGGCGAGCAGGAGGCGTCGCAGTCCGGTGCGATGGCGGAACTGGGCGAGCAGCCCGGCGGGAAGATCGCGTTGTGGATCGCCGTCGTCGTCTTCGTGATGATGGGCCTGTGGCGGTTCGCCGAGGCTACCTTCGGCAAGGCGTCCGAACCGGAACAACCCGACGCCGACATGAAGGACAAAGCGTTCGACCGGTTCAAGGCCGCCTGCGTCGGTGTCGTCTATCTCGCCTTCGCGTACACCGCGTTCGGGTTCGCCCGCGGCAGCGGCAAGTCCAGTGGTGAACAGAACGCGGGTCTGACGGCGAAGCTGCTGCAGTCCGGTGCCGGCAAGTTCGTCCTCGTCGTCGCGGGACTCGTCATCCTCGGTGTGGGCGCCTACCACGTCTACAAGGGCGCGTCGAAGAACTTCGTCGACGATCTGAAGAGCCACCCGAGCACGTTCGTGAAACGTCTCGGGCTTGTCGGTTACGTCGCGAAGGGTCTCGCGCTCGGTCTCGTCGGTGTTCTGGTGATCGTCGCGGTCTTCCAGGCCGACCCGCAGAAGGCAGCGGGCCTCGACGGTGCTCTGAAGACGTTGGGCTCGCAGCCTTTCGGTACGGTGCTGCTCGTTCTCATGGGCCTCGGCATCGCGGTCTACGGCCTCTACAGCTTCGTCATGGCCCGCGACGCGAAGATGTGA
- a CDS encoding VOC family protein: MIADEQQRYEEFERRRALIRDAHLKPADARPQSSARGLHHTALISSDVERTVRFYQDLLEFPLTELIENRDYPGSSHFFFDIGNGNLLAFFDFPGLDVGPYQEVFGGLHHIAISVALPAWERLRDKLIDAGVELVEHSDVSLYFRDPDGARLELIADPLGEMYGSKVL, encoded by the coding sequence ATGATCGCCGACGAGCAGCAGCGCTACGAAGAATTCGAGCGTCGGCGTGCACTCATCCGCGACGCACACCTGAAGCCTGCCGACGCGCGCCCGCAGTCGTCGGCGCGGGGGCTGCACCACACTGCGCTGATCAGCAGCGACGTCGAACGGACCGTGCGCTTCTACCAGGATCTCCTCGAGTTCCCGCTGACGGAGCTGATCGAGAACCGCGACTATCCCGGCTCCTCGCACTTCTTCTTCGACATCGGCAACGGCAATCTGCTGGCTTTCTTCGACTTCCCCGGTCTCGACGTCGGCCCCTATCAGGAGGTCTTCGGCGGTCTGCACCACATCGCGATCAGCGTCGCCCTTCCCGCCTGGGAGCGCTTGCGCGACAAGCTGATCGACGCAGGTGTCGAGCTCGTCGAACACAGCGACGTCTCGTTGTACTTCCGCGACCCAGACGGAGCCCGCCTCGAACTCATCGCCGACCCGCTCGGCGAGATGTACGGCTCGAAGGTGCTCTAG
- a CDS encoding DUF2630 family protein, whose product MDENELFQHIEKLVDEEKTLRSRTGADGPSDEDLQRLAAVEKRLDQCWDLLRQRRAKAEFGDDPDDAQARPVDEVESYRQ is encoded by the coding sequence ATGGACGAAAACGAACTCTTCCAGCACATCGAGAAGCTGGTGGACGAAGAGAAGACACTGCGCTCACGAACCGGCGCGGACGGTCCGAGCGACGAGGACCTGCAGCGGCTGGCCGCTGTCGAGAAGAGGCTCGACCAGTGCTGGGACCTGCTGCGGCAGCGTCGCGCGAAGGCCGAGTTCGGCGACGACCCGGACGACGCCCAGGCGCGGCCGGTCGACGAGGTCGAGTCCTACCGACAGTAG
- a CDS encoding alpha/beta fold hydrolase: MHSRPSYRRTGSGEPLPLLHGIGATMDDFSTLVPHLAEHFTC, translated from the coding sequence ATGCACTCACGACCGAGCTACCGCCGCACCGGATCCGGTGAACCCCTACCCCTCCTGCACGGGATCGGCGCCACGATGGACGACTTCTCCACCCTCGTCCCGCACCTCGCCGAGCACTTCACGTGCTGA
- the ahpC gene encoding alkyl hydroperoxide reductase subunit C yields MSLINKKIKPFKAEAFKDGAFVTVSDEDIKGKWAIFFFYPADFTFVCPTELGDLADHYEELQKLGVEVFSVSTDTHFTHKAWHGSSETIGKIKYAMIGDPTLQISTDFEVLREDQGLADRGTFLVDPDGVVQFTEVTAEGIGRNAAELVRKVKAAQYVRSHPGEVCPAKWEEGDDTLAPSLELVGKI; encoded by the coding sequence ATGTCGCTGATCAACAAGAAGATCAAGCCCTTCAAGGCCGAGGCTTTCAAGGACGGCGCCTTCGTGACCGTGTCCGACGAGGACATCAAGGGCAAGTGGGCGATCTTCTTCTTCTACCCCGCAGACTTCACGTTCGTCTGCCCGACGGAGCTCGGCGACCTCGCGGACCACTACGAGGAGCTGCAGAAGCTCGGCGTCGAGGTCTTCTCCGTCTCGACCGACACGCACTTCACGCACAAGGCATGGCACGGCTCGTCCGAGACCATCGGCAAGATCAAGTACGCCATGATCGGTGACCCGACCCTGCAGATCAGCACCGACTTCGAGGTCCTCCGTGAGGACCAGGGCCTTGCCGATCGCGGCACCTTCCTGGTCGACCCGGACGGCGTCGTCCAGTTCACCGAGGTCACCGCTGAAGGCATCGGCCGCAACGCCGCCGAGCTCGTTCGCAAGGTCAAGGCTGCTCAGTACGTCCGCAGCCACCCGGGCGAGGTCTGCCCGGCCAAGTGGGAAGAGGGCGACGACACCCTCGCTCCGTCGCTGGAGCTCGTCGGCAAGATCTGA
- the ahpF gene encoding alkyl hydroperoxide reductase subunit F has product MLDASLAAQLKSLLEKVTQPIELVSSLDDRPKSKELADLLDQIAGMSDLVTHVRDGEATRRPSFLIRRVGTDIAVEFAGIPLGHEFTSLVLALLQVGGHPSKEAVELLEQVRDLEGDFHFETYFSLSCQNCPDVVQALNVMCVTNSRIKHTAIEGSLFQDEVDARQVMAVPTVFLNGELFGSGRMNLEQIVGKLDSGSAERTAAAISEKDPFDVLVVGGGPAGATAAIYASRKGIRTGVLAERFGGQVLDTMAIENFSSVPYTEGPKFAAELENHVRQYDVDIMNVQKASKLTPAPTEGGLVEVELESGARLLSRSVVLATGARWRAMNVPGEQEYRNKGVTYCPHCDGPLFKGKRVAVIGGGNSGVEAAIDLAGVVAHVTLIEFDSVLRADEVLQRKLRSLPNVDIIVSALTTEVLGDGSKVTGLTYTDRTTDESRTLELDGVFVQIGLLPNTEWLTGTVELSPRGEIVVDDHGRTSVPGVFAAGDCTTVPYKQIIVSAGAGATAALGAFDHLIRTSAPAQAEEAVAATV; this is encoded by the coding sequence ATGCTCGACGCCTCCCTCGCCGCCCAGTTGAAGTCCCTTCTCGAAAAGGTCACCCAGCCGATCGAGCTCGTGTCGTCTCTCGACGACCGGCCGAAGTCGAAGGAACTCGCCGATCTCCTCGATCAGATCGCCGGCATGTCCGATCTGGTCACCCATGTGCGCGACGGTGAAGCCACCCGTCGCCCCTCCTTCCTGATCCGCCGGGTCGGCACCGACATCGCGGTCGAGTTCGCGGGCATCCCGCTCGGCCACGAGTTCACCTCCCTCGTGCTCGCCCTGCTGCAGGTCGGCGGCCACCCCTCGAAGGAGGCCGTGGAGCTGCTCGAGCAGGTGCGCGACCTCGAGGGCGACTTCCACTTCGAGACCTACTTCTCACTGTCGTGCCAGAACTGCCCCGACGTGGTGCAGGCCCTGAACGTGATGTGTGTGACCAACTCGCGCATCAAGCACACCGCGATCGAAGGCTCGCTCTTCCAGGACGAAGTCGACGCACGCCAGGTGATGGCAGTGCCGACCGTCTTCCTCAACGGTGAGCTGTTCGGCTCCGGACGCATGAACCTCGAGCAGATCGTCGGCAAGCTCGACAGCGGTTCCGCCGAGCGCACCGCCGCCGCGATCAGCGAGAAGGATCCCTTCGACGTCCTCGTCGTCGGTGGCGGCCCCGCCGGCGCGACTGCCGCGATCTACGCCTCCCGCAAGGGAATCCGCACCGGCGTTCTCGCCGAGCGCTTCGGTGGCCAGGTGCTCGACACCATGGCCATCGAGAACTTCTCCTCCGTCCCCTACACGGAGGGCCCGAAGTTCGCTGCCGAGCTCGAGAACCACGTCCGCCAGTACGACGTCGACATCATGAACGTCCAGAAGGCCTCGAAGCTCACCCCGGCCCCCACCGAGGGCGGCCTCGTCGAGGTCGAGCTCGAGAGCGGCGCCCGGTTGCTTTCGCGCAGCGTCGTTCTCGCGACCGGTGCCCGCTGGCGCGCGATGAACGTGCCGGGCGAGCAGGAGTACCGCAACAAGGGCGTCACCTACTGCCCGCACTGCGACGGCCCGCTGTTCAAGGGCAAGCGCGTCGCGGTCATCGGTGGCGGTAACTCCGGTGTGGAGGCCGCGATCGACCTCGCCGGCGTCGTCGCCCACGTGACCCTCATCGAGTTCGACTCGGTCCTGCGCGCCGACGAGGTGCTGCAGCGCAAGCTCCGCAGCCTGCCTAACGTCGACATCATTGTCAGCGCCCTCACCACCGAGGTCCTCGGCGACGGTTCGAAGGTCACCGGCCTGACCTACACCGACCGCACCACCGACGAGTCGCGCACCCTCGAGCTCGACGGCGTGTTCGTCCAGATCGGTCTGCTGCCGAACACCGAATGGCTCACCGGCACGGTCGAACTCAGCCCGCGCGGCGAGATCGTCGTCGACGACCACGGCCGCACCTCGGTGCCCGGCGTGTTCGCCGCCGGCGACTGCACGACCGTCCCGTACAAGCAGATCATCGTCTCCGCAGGTGCGGGTGCGACGGCCGCGCTCGGCGCGTTCGACCACCTCATCCGCACGAGCGCCCCGGCCCAGGCCGAGGAAGCGGTCGCCGCGACCGTCTAG
- a CDS encoding TetR/AcrR family transcriptional regulator: MATGRLYGGRAGEERQADRRAQLIEAGLDLLGAADGEATLSVRGVCKRASLASRYFYESFADRDELTGAVYDHVVQRIAESTLAAVASAPADDDRAIVRACVENIVREIDEDPRLGRMLFSVSQANTQLAKRRLDSTRMFAGLVTAQAENIYAITPSPRLDLAAHYVVGGLAQALTAWLDGTVPLSHDDVVEECTELLITMSAQLRRDSAT, encoded by the coding sequence ATGGCAACTGGACGGCTCTACGGTGGACGCGCAGGCGAGGAACGACAGGCCGATCGGCGAGCGCAGCTGATCGAGGCCGGTCTCGATCTCCTCGGAGCTGCCGACGGCGAAGCCACCCTGTCGGTGCGCGGTGTCTGCAAGCGCGCAAGTCTGGCCTCGCGCTACTTCTACGAGAGCTTCGCCGACCGCGACGAGCTCACCGGTGCCGTCTACGACCACGTCGTCCAGCGCATCGCCGAGAGCACGCTCGCCGCCGTGGCCTCGGCACCGGCCGACGACGACCGCGCGATCGTGCGGGCCTGCGTCGAGAACATCGTCCGCGAGATCGACGAGGACCCGCGGCTCGGCCGCATGCTGTTCTCCGTCAGCCAGGCCAACACGCAGCTCGCGAAGCGGCGCCTCGACTCGACCCGCATGTTCGCCGGGCTGGTCACCGCCCAGGCCGAGAACATCTACGCCATCACCCCGAGCCCCCGGCTCGACCTGGCGGCGCACTACGTCGTCGGCGGACTCGCCCAGGCGCTGACGGCCTGGCTCGACGGCACCGTGCCGCTGAGCCACGACGACGTCGTCGAGGAGTGCACCGAACTGCTGATCACGATGTCGGCCCAATTGCGACGCGACTCGGCCACGTAG
- the dcd gene encoding dCTP deaminase yields MLLSDRDIRAQIASGHLGIDPFDPELVQPSSVDVKLDSLFRVFNNTRYTHIDPAKQQDELTSLVQVPEGEPFVLHPGEFVLGSTMERCTLPADLAGRLEGKSSLGRLGLLTHSTAGFIDPGFDGHITLELSNVANLPITLWPGMKIGQLCLFRLTSPAEHPYGSAKVGSKYQGQRGPTPSKAYLNFVHKHPDARPS; encoded by the coding sequence GTGCTGCTCTCCGATCGCGACATCCGCGCCCAGATCGCCTCCGGGCATCTGGGCATCGACCCGTTCGATCCGGAGCTGGTGCAGCCCTCGAGTGTCGACGTCAAACTCGACAGCCTGTTCCGCGTCTTCAACAACACGCGTTACACGCACATCGACCCGGCGAAGCAGCAGGACGAACTGACGTCGCTGGTGCAGGTTCCCGAGGGTGAGCCGTTCGTGCTGCACCCCGGCGAGTTCGTGCTCGGGTCGACGATGGAGCGGTGCACCCTGCCGGCCGACCTCGCCGGTCGCCTCGAAGGCAAGTCGTCGCTGGGCCGGCTCGGTCTGCTCACGCACTCGACGGCCGGGTTCATCGACCCGGGTTTCGACGGGCACATCACCCTCGAGCTGTCCAATGTTGCTAACCTGCCGATCACGCTGTGGCCGGGCATGAAGATCGGTCAGCTGTGCCTGTTCCGGCTGACGAGCCCCGCCGAGCACCCGTACGGCAGCGCGAAGGTCGGGTCCAAGTACCAGGGCCAGCGCGGGCCTACGCCGTCGAAGGCGTACCTGAACTTCGTGCACAAGCATCCGGACGCGCGTCCCAGCTAG
- a CDS encoding beta-mannosidase, giving the protein MRVAAVATTLLLLLAACAQDTSSRPSSPEDLPVVRADGDRLVLDGRTWWPAGLNAYQLGTRWEVNHGCGAEVDLDDFFGTLAPRSIVRFDAFQSHAVHRIGGTLDFTALDAVFDAAERHRVYLIPVLAPQDSDCDAGGYKQADWYDAAWHDPLPGHVLAYDDWVATAVERWGSSPAVAMWELIGEPETATCTDDECALERRECLPGGARLLRNWIDEAAGIVREHDPDRLVTVGTIGGDQCGSAGDDFATVTDAEQLDVVQYHDYDDAQFLERRLDGLSKPMLVAELGVRAGSCRAVSERADIVDRTLTRYRDLGADGALMWSFVPDPRPDECTYDIGPDDPVHYVLRRHHGSG; this is encoded by the coding sequence GTGCGCGTCGCTGCGGTCGCCACCACACTGCTGCTCCTGCTCGCGGCCTGCGCGCAGGACACCTCGTCGCGCCCCTCGTCTCCCGAGGATCTCCCGGTAGTGCGTGCCGACGGTGACCGGCTCGTCCTCGACGGCCGGACGTGGTGGCCCGCCGGACTCAACGCATACCAGCTCGGTACCCGCTGGGAGGTCAACCACGGATGCGGTGCCGAGGTGGACCTCGACGACTTCTTCGGCACGCTGGCGCCGCGTTCGATCGTGCGTTTCGACGCCTTCCAGTCCCACGCTGTCCACCGGATCGGCGGCACGCTCGACTTCACGGCGCTCGATGCCGTCTTCGACGCCGCCGAGCGGCACAGGGTGTACCTGATCCCGGTGCTTGCCCCGCAGGACAGTGATTGCGACGCGGGTGGATACAAGCAGGCGGACTGGTACGACGCCGCTTGGCACGACCCGCTGCCGGGTCATGTGCTCGCCTACGACGACTGGGTCGCGACCGCCGTCGAACGGTGGGGTTCGTCACCGGCGGTCGCGATGTGGGAGCTGATCGGCGAACCCGAGACCGCGACCTGCACCGACGACGAGTGCGCCCTCGAACGACGCGAGTGCTTGCCCGGCGGTGCTCGGCTGCTCCGCAACTGGATCGACGAAGCAGCCGGCATAGTCCGCGAGCACGACCCGGACCGGCTCGTCACCGTCGGCACCATCGGAGGCGACCAGTGCGGTTCCGCCGGCGACGATTTCGCGACCGTCACCGACGCCGAGCAGCTCGACGTGGTGCAGTACCACGACTACGACGACGCACAGTTCCTCGAACGGCGGCTCGACGGATTGTCGAAGCCGATGCTCGTCGCCGAACTCGGTGTCCGGGCCGGTTCGTGCCGCGCGGTGAGCGAACGTGCCGATATCGTCGACCGCACGCTCACGCGGTACCGCGATCTCGGGGCCGACGGCGCACTGATGTGGTCGTTCGTCCCCGACCCGCGACCGGACGAGTGCACCTACGACATCGGCCCGGACGACCCGGTCCACTACGTCCTACGGCGTCACCACGGCTCAGGGTGA